The genomic region aaattattttttaccctaaaaattttattattcattttagtcccctaaaatatatttttttcaccCCTTGCTACCCCTAATTAGAAAAAAGTCTAATCATACTAGTGTTGGACACTAACACCCAAGACCAAGTAAGAAAGCTTGATTTATGCAAATATTTGTGTGCCTTTTTAATTGTCCCgtacatgcatgcatgcatggcCGACATTGATATATGCAGGCACGTTGGTAAGCTGTGGCTCGTCGACAAAACAGTCAATACCCGACACCAGCCTCAGTTACATCCCCGACGACGGCTTTATAAACGTTGGGAACAAAACAACTCTCGAAAGCAATGATTTGCTGCCGATCCTATCCACGCTACGATATTTTCCCCAGAAATCGGCGAGGAAATATTGCTATACGTTCCAAGTGATAAGGGGAGGGAAATACTTGGTGAGGACGATTTATTTTTACGGAGGTTTCGATGGAGGGAAACAGCCGCCAGTGTTTGATCAGATCATCGGAGGAACAAAATGGAGCGTGGTGAACACGACGGAGGATTACGCCAACGGGATGTCGTCGTATTATGAGATTATCATCGGAGCTCATGCGAAGACGTTGAGTGTTTGCGTGGCGAGAAGTAATCAAACGGCGGCGAATTCAAGCCCGTTTATATCCGCCATTGAAGTGCTCTCGTTAGAGGATTCCATGTATAATTCTACTGATTTTCGTACCCAAGCATTGGTCGCTGTTGCGAGAAGTGCGTTTGGGAATGAAGATAGCATAAGGTAATGATCAGTATTTTTGGAGTCGGAAAGGACCGGTCGGTTGGACCAAGAACCGACCGGGGTATCGGTTTGGAATACAAAGTCCTCATGTTAATTTCACACTTTGATTTTGTACAGCACATGAAAGATAATATTATAAGCTTCAAAAGATTTTTTTCGTGTGGTTAATGTGTTATCTTTTGAACCTAGCTTTCCAGATGATCCATACTACCGATTATGGCAACCATTCACAGACAAGAATGAAGTCGTTTCGACCCAAACAATTGTAAGCAGTTCGGATTTTTGGAACAAGCCACCGGAGAAAGCGTTCTCAAAGGCGATCGCCGGAGGTGTGGGGAAAAAACTCGAGATTCAATGGCCGTCAGGATCACTTCAGAGCACTAGATACTATGTTTCACTGTATTTCCAAGACAATCGGGCGGCGAGCGCCAATGCTTGGAGAGTGTTCAGTGTTGCGGTAAATGGGAAGACTTTTTACAATAATCTTAATGTCTCAACTGGCGGCGTGACGATTTATTCAGCGGCGTGGCCATTGTCGGGGCCGACTACAATTACCTTGACTCCTGACGCTAAAAGTTCTGCCGGGCCGTTGATCAATGCCGGTGAAGTTTACCAGATTCTGCCTTTTGGTAGAAGGACTCTTGCAAAAGATGGTAGTTTTTTTTCCCGTACGTTTAATAGTTGAATATGGATACAAAGATATTATTTCTCaaaaaaatttatcaaagtaaGAGTATCACAGAGGTACTTATTTTAGGAGCTTTTTACTGAAAAAATACAAATTATTcttattagatcaaagagcaaattaacGATTCTATTAAAAGTTACATCTATTTCTACGGTTAAGAGTTGGTACCTATACCTTAGCATGAGGTACACGTGACACACCAAGTGTCATTATCTGGTTATTCTATCAATTATGCCTGCTTTTAATAGTATagataaatgaattttttaatagaaatgaccaaattgctcTTTGACCTAAGTACAtgaactaatttatttatttttttaataaatgaggCAAAATACAATCTGCTTCTTAATATAATGGTCGTTATGATACTTTTACCTATAAATAACCTATCAATTCTAACTCAAACTAACCCAAACCTAGATAGACTAGAGCTCAAAACAATCTAGATATGAAGTGAGTAGAATTTGAAATGATTTGAACCCCTATGAcctcaacttgaaattttgagCCTTTAACTTGAATTACTGGAACTTGAAACAACCCAAACCGAAATGATTGTTTAATACCCAAATTGATCCAACCCAAAATCAATTGTATCCACCCAATTAACATAAACACGTTAATAGCATCCAAAATGCAATGCGTAACGTATTTTAAAGTGATATGAAAAAGAATTGATCAATTTAATCATTGTCGTGTTTTGGATTTTGATTTTTCTTGGTAAAAGTATCGTAGAATTTTTTGTATTAGGAGTTAGATTACATTTAGTTCCTTATTTTAAAAATAGGCAATTAAGTCCTTATACGTTAGACCAAAGAGCAAATTGGttctttctgttaaaaatttcatctatttctactattaaaaactggtatgatggaaagaataactAGACAGTTACACGTGGATTCTACTCATTCTAGCATACAAGGACCAATTTTAACAGTAGCAATAGATggaatttttaatagaatgaccCGTTTGCTCATTGATCCAACATACATGtctaatttgtctattttttagTAAATGGCAAAAAATACAATCTGTAACTCTTAATACAAAGATTTCCATGATactttatttttactgatatttcttttattcattttaaaacaCGAAAAGTCGAGTTTTTTTAACTTAGTGATATTTTTTACTAATTTTAATAATATGAATGCTTTTTTGGATTTCCTAGTGGCGGTAATGGAGGAACTGGCTAGAAACCTCGACAACCCTCCACTTGATTGGGTAGGTGATCCATGCTTGCCCCAAGAAAACTCATGGACCGGAGTTTCTTGTTCCGTAAAAGATACCGTTGCTAGAATTATCTCTTTGTAAGTTATTTcgtgttttcattttttttatattatgcaTGTCTATTTTACGTTTCATGTTTGAGGTTTGTAGTTGTACATCTCAATAATATTATCTTGAAGATTCGAACTTAGGTTCTCTTCTTGAGAGTGCAATGTTTCTAACATTCATATCTAATTTTTAGTTACTCAACTTGGTAATGAGGTATATTTTGGtatttgtatattttttttatctatattggtacctaaacttgacaactaaatttattttgatcattga from Gossypium arboreum isolate Shixiya-1 chromosome 1, ASM2569848v2, whole genome shotgun sequence harbors:
- the LOC108481311 gene encoding putative leucine-rich repeat receptor-like serine/threonine-protein kinase At2g14440, with protein sequence MPFTNMSLPIFLLWLVSIPFLAHSSPSQPRGTLVSCGSSTKQSIPDTSLSYIPDDGFINVGNKTTLESNDLLPILSTLRYFPQKSARKYCYTFQVIRGGKYLVRTIYFYGGFDGGKQPPVFDQIIGGTKWSVVNTTEDYANGMSSYYEIIIGAHAKTLSVCVARSNQTAANSSPFISAIEVLSLEDSMYNSTDFRTQALVAVARSAFGNEDSISFPDDPYYRLWQPFTDKNEVVSTQTIVSSSDFWNKPPEKAFSKAIAGGVGKKLEIQWPSGSLQSTRYYVSLYFQDNRAASANAWRVFSVAVNGKTFYNNLNVSTGGVTIYSAAWPLSGPTTITLTPDAKSSAGPLINAGEVYQILPFGRRTLAKDVAVMEELARNLDNPPLDWVGDPCLPQENSWTGVSCSVKDTVARIISLDLSNAGISGTLPLTVDNLSALHHLWLGGNKFSGSIPEMNSLLKLETLHLENNNFTGEIPQSLGELPSLREVLLQNNNLEGSVPEQLATKQGLKLQVSPGNHLSK